The Impatiens glandulifera chromosome 3, dImpGla2.1, whole genome shotgun sequence genome contains a region encoding:
- the LOC124929044 gene encoding probable methylenetetrahydrofolate reductase: MKVIEKIQQAADKVVFSFEFFPPKTEDGVENLFERMERMVAHNPSFCDITWGAGGTTADLTLEIANRMQNMVCVETMMHLTCTNMPVEKINTALDTIKSNGIQNVLALRGDPPHGQDKFVQVEGGFSCALDLVEHIRSKYGDYFGITIAGYPEAHPDVIQSNGEATNEAYRSDLAYLKRKVDAGADLIVTQLFYDTDVFLKFVDDCRQIGINCPIVPGIMPINNYKGFIRMTGFCKTKIPAEVTAALEPIKDNEEAVKAYGIHLATETCKKIMASGIKTIHLYTLNMEKSALAILMNLGLIEESKISRSLPWRRPTNVFRVKEDVRPIFWANRPRSYISRTVGWEQYPQGRWGDSRNASYGTLSDYQFMRPRARDKKLQEEWVLPLKNVEDIHEQFKKYCLGELKSSPWSELEGLQPETKIINEQLGDINSKGFLTINSQPAVNGAKSDSPSVGWGGPGGYVYQKAYVEFFCSKDNLDALIKKSESFPYLTYMAVNKSGNWVSNISQNDVNAVTWGVFPAKEIIQPTVVDPASFVVWKDEAFEIWSRGWAKLYPEEDDSSKKLLEKVQSDYFLVCLVDNDYVDGDLFAAFKGL, encoded by the exons ATGAAGGTGATAGAGAAGATCCAACAGGCTGCCGACAAAGTTGTCTTCTCCTTCGAGTTCTTCCCTCCTAAGACTGAAGATGGAGTCGAGAATTTGTTCGAAAGAATGGAACGTATGGTGGCCCACAACCCTTCATTCTGCGACATTACATGGGGAGCTGGCGGCACCACGGCGGATTTGACCCTTGAGATCGCTAACAGGATGCAGAACATGGTCTGTGTTGAGACCATGATGCATCTCACTTGCACTAACATGCCTGTTGAGAAGATCAACACTGCTCTTGACACCATCAAGTCTAATGGTATCCAAAATGTTCTTGCTCTTCGTGGTGATCCTCCTCATGGTCAGGATAAGTTCGTCCAAGTCGAAGGAGGGTTTTCCTGTGCTCTTGATCTG GTAGAGCACATTCGATCGAAATATGGAGATTACTTTGGAATAACAATTGCTGGCTACCCAG AGGCACATCCTGATGTCATACAAAGTAATGGTGAAGCTACGAATGAGGCATACCGGAGTGACCTAGCTTACCTCAAGAGAAAG GTTGATGCTGGAGCCGATCTCATCGTCACTCAACTTTTCTATGACACTGATGTTTTTCTCAAGTTTGTTGATGATTGCCGTCAAATTGGAATTAATTGCCCCATCGTCCCAGGAATTATGCCTATTAACAATTATAAGGGTTTTATTCGCATGACTGGTTTCTGCAAAACTAAG ATACCTGCTGAGGTTACTGCAGCATTAGAACCTATCAAGGACAATGAAGAAGCTGTCAAAGCCTATGGAATTCACCTTGCAACTGAGACATGCAAGAAGATAATGGCCAGTGGAATTAAGACAATACATCTGTACACACTAAACATGGAGAAATCTGCACTGGCGATATTGATG AATCTTGGGCTAATTGAGGAGTCCAAAATTTCAAGATCATTGCCCTGGAGGCGACCAACAAATGTTTTCCGTGTCAAAGAAGATGTCCGCCCAATATTTTG GGCTAATCGGCCAAGGAGCTACATCTCAAGGACAGTAGGTTGGGAGCAGTACCCTCAAGGGAGATGGGGAGATTCTCGGAATGCATCATATGGGACCTTGTCTGATTACCAG TTTATGAGGCCAAGAGCCCGTGATAAGAAACTTCAAGAGGAGTGGGTTCTTCCTTTGAAGAATGTTGAAGATATACATGAG CAATTTAAAAAGTACTGCCTTGGGGAATTGAAAAGCAGTCCATGGTCAGAACTAGAGGGACTACAGCCAGAGACAAAGATTATAAATGAGCAGCTGGGGGACATAAACTCTAAAGGGTTTCTTACAATAAACAGTCAACCTGCTGTTAATGGTGCAAAATCCGACTCTCCTTCTGTTG GGTGGGGTGGACCAGGTGGTTATGTTTATCAGAAGGCATATGTAGAGTTTTTCTGTTCCAAGGATAATTTAGACGCTTTGATCAAGAAAAGCGAGTCCTTCCCATATTTGACATACATGGCTGTGAACAAAAGTGGAAACTGGGTATCCAACATTAGCCAGAATGATGTGAATGCAGTTACATGGGGAGTCTTCCCTGCAAAGGAGATCATTCAACCAACAGTTGTGGATCCAGCCAGCTTTGTTGTTTGGAAGGATGAAGCTTTTGAGATTTGGTCAAGAGGCTGGGCCAAGTTATACCCAGAGGAGGATGACTCATCAAAGAAACTGCTCGAAAAG GTGCAAAGCGACTACTTCTTGGTCTGCCTAGTGGACAACGATTATGTTGATGGTGATTTGTTTGCTGCTTTCAAGGGTCTCTGA